A DNA window from Impatiens glandulifera chromosome 7, dImpGla2.1, whole genome shotgun sequence contains the following coding sequences:
- the LOC124910642 gene encoding putative receptor protein kinase ZmPK1 produces the protein MGDNAFWFSIWFTDSKEKTVVWTANRDKPVNGMGSKVTLRSVGALALLDIDGSIVWETNTSSTNAERVELLNSGNLVLKNPDGKILWQSFDFPTDTLLPSQSIRKGKPLVSSLAKGSFASGFYKFYFDNDNTLKLMYEGPEVASIYWPNIEVTPAQNGRSNFNNTRIAVLDNMGRFSSSDAFRFNSSDMGFGVIRRLTMDYDGNLRLYSLDKLTGLWEAVWHAVQQPCNVNGLCGRYAICVYAPQPICACPLGYEMADRTNWNHGCRPKFNLTCSSSGSQNYKFVQISHADYYGFDSSSSSADTLENCRNKCQNDCSCKGFSYRIDGGGSCFIKYDLFNGRRTPSFPGSIYIKLPADYNDVRETESTILNSSIAICGPSDQPLATVDFVSLYGNDRVKEPRWGYLYGFASAVGIMEILFFGAWWLIFKRMELPATVRSGYQLMSSQFRRFGYSELKKSTKNFKEELGRGGSGIVYKGELEDGRTVAVKRLGGAFQGEEVFWAEVTTIGKIYHMNLLRMWGFCAEANHRLVVYEFVENGSLEKRLFFGDPLGWKERFQIAIGMAKGLAYLHHECLEWVIHCDVKPENILLDSHLEPKIADFGLAKLSQRGGPGSEFTRIRGTKGYMAPEWATNLPITAKVDVYSYGVVILELVRGVRLSGWAVDDVEEQESELTRFLRTARRKLASEEDELWVEEVVDPKLKGVYSRRQATKLIETGLSCVEEDRTKRPTMASVLQVLVECEDETKPRSFKNVLQD, from the coding sequence ATGGGGGATAATGCTTTCTGGTTCTCCATCTGGTTCACGGATTCTAAAGAGAAAACGGTTGTTTGGACAGCAAACAGAGATAAACCTGTTAACGGGATGGGATCCAAAGTCACCCTCAGGTCCGTTGGAGCCCTAGCTTTACTCGACATCGACGGCTCAATCGTATGGGAAACAAACACAAGCTCCACTAATGCGGAAAGAGTTGAGCTTTTAAACTCAGGTAATCTCGTTCTTAAAAACCCAGATGGTAAAATCCTCTGGCAAAGCTTTGATTTCCCAACTGATACTCTCTTACCTTCACAATCAATCAGAAAGGGCAAACCCTTGGTTTCTTCGTTAGCAAAAGGAAGTTTTGCTTCTgggttttataaattttactttgATAATGACAATACATTGAAACTAATGTACGAAGGACCGGAGGTTGCGAGCATATATTGGCCAAATATAGAAGTGACTCCAGCTCAGAATGGGAGGTCAAACTTCAATAATACCAGAATTGCTGTTCTTGATAATATGGGTAGGTTTTCATCGAGTGATGCTTTCCGTTTCAATAGTTCCGACATGGGTTTTGGAGTAATAAGAAGACTGACCATGGATTACGATGGGAATTTGAGACTCTACAGTTTAGATAAGTTAACAGGATTGTGGGAAGCAGTTTGGCACGCTGTTCAACAGCCGTGCAATGTGAACGGTTTATGCGGTCGTTATGCAATTTGCGTTTACGCCCCTCAGCCAATTTGCGCCTGCCCGCTTGGTTATGAGATGGCTGACCGAACCAATTGGAACCATGGCTGCCGGCCTAAGTTTAACCTGACCTGCTCTAGCTCAGGATCTCAAAACTATAAGTTCGTACAGATCTCTCATGCAGATTATTATGGATTTGATTCCTCTTCTTCGTCGGCAGACACATTGGAAAACTGCCGGAATAAGTGCCAGAATGATTGCTCATGTAAAGGATTTAGTTACAGGATTGATGGAGGTGGGTCATGTTTCATCAAGTATGATCTTTTCAATGGAAGAAGAACTCCGAGTTTCCCTGGAAGCATATACATAAAACTACCTGCAGATTACAATGACGTTCGAGAAACCGAATCAACGATTCTCAATTCTTCGATTGCTATTTGTGGACCGTCCGATCAGCCTCTTGCTACTGTGGATTTTGTTTCCTTATACGGGAACGATCGTGTGAAGGAACCGAGATGGGGATATTTATACGGTTTTGCTTCGGCCGTGGGCATTATGGAGATTCTGTTTTTCGGGGCATGGTGGCTTATTTTCAAGAGAATGGAATTGCCCGCGACTGTTCGGAGCGGATATCAATTGATGTCGAGCCAATTCAGGAGGTTCGGTTATTCGGAGCTGAAGAAATCGACAAAGAACTTCAAGGAGGAGCTCGGTAGAGGCGGTTCGGGTATCGTCTATAAGGGCGAATTGGAAGACGGGAGGACCGTGGCTGTTAAGAGATTGGGCGGCGCGTTTCAAGGGGAGGAGGTATTTTGGGCGGAAGTAACCACAATAGGAAAGATTTATCATATGAACTTGTTAAGGATGTGGGGATTTTGCGCTGAAGCCAACCATAGGCTAGTGGTTTACGAATTCGTAGAAAATGGTTCTTTGGAGAAGCGCTTGTTCTTCGGCGATCCGCTCGGATGGAAAGAGAGATTTCAAATAGCAATAGGGATGGCAAAAGGGTTGGCTTATCTTCATCATGAATGTCTAGAATGGGTTATCCATTGCGATGTTAAGCCCGAAAACATCCTTCTCGACTCCCATTTGGAGCCAAAGATTGCGGACTTTGGGCTAGCCAAGTTGTCGCAAAGAGGTGGTCCGGGGTCTGAGTTTACGCGAATTCGTGGGACGAAAGGGTACATGGCACCGGAGTGGGCAACGAACCTTCCTATTACGGCTAAGGTTGATGTTTATAGTTATGGAGTTGTGATATTGGAATTGGTGAGGGGAGTTAGACTATCTGGATGGGCTGTTGATGATGTGGAGGAACAAGAATCGGAGCTTACGAGATTCCTTAGGACGGCGAGAAGGAAACTTGCATCGGAAGAGGATGAGTTATGGGTGGAGGAGGTGGTGGATCCGAAGTTGAAAGGGGTGTATAGCCGAAGGCAAGCGACGAAGCTTATAGAAACGGGGCTTTCTTGTGTGGAAGAGGATAGGACTAAGAGGCCGACGATGGCGAGTGTGCTTCAAGTTCTTGTGGAATGTGAAGATGAAACTAAGCCTCGATCCTTCAAAAATGTACTCCAAGACTAG